The sequence ATTGTGTTGCTACAAAAGTATAAATTAATGCTACCGGTATTAAGAAATATTAAACACATAAAACTTATAAGgattaagaaaaatattcattaaTACCTGTAGAAAACTCTGGCctaaaaaagatattttttgtatattttttgtattttttttttgtattttttaagatGACATGGTCGCACTCGCAGTGCGGGTGCTCTGTGGTATTGCCTAGAACATCTGCATCtacagaaaggaaggaaatgcaCACGAGTTactgagggcagggagggccaggaggggcaggagaacATGAAATCCTTTGCTTGATGAAACAAGAATTCAGCTCCCAGGAGGAGGTTTGGGAAATGGAACGTACGAGTGAGGAACAGCTTCTCTTTTCAGACTGGCTGCAAACAAGGATCTCCTGATGTTTGGTTGTCACCATGACACTGTCTGGCTATGGCGTGGACCACAGTCCTCACGGCCTGGGCAGAGTGTTCCCCCCGctgacagcctgggctgccacCTGCCACCACTGTGCAGGTCATCCACTACCGGCTTTCCTTCAAAGAATTCCAAAAAAGGAGTATTAAAGTACCAGTAAGCTTCAAGGGACCATGGAAAACAGCTCCTAaatctgctgctccttccagaACACATCTCCTTCCTTGAGGGGGAAGGTCCTTCTACACAGCAAGGGAAAAAGTTATCccacacccccagcccactcgAAAAAACAATCCCAGCCTATCCACAGACACTGCAGAGACTGCCAAGAGAACCCCTGGGATGTGAGAACAAGGATTTGAGGCCAGTGAGGCTGGAAGTGCCTTTTTTAGGAGCTTTGGTTGTAAAAAGCGAGGCTTGGACATGTCTGTGCTCATCAACAATATTCCTACAATATCCCATCATTAAGCCTGAGCTGCTCATCTGGGTCCCACTGTCAGGGATGCTACAGAAAATCCTGTCAGTCATCATTCCTTGTTTCAGGAGCCAAAAGTTCCAACTCAGCTGCCTACGGCTGAGGAACCCCTCAGGGTCTATGGACACACCGTTGTCTATGCGAGCAAAATTCTCCTGTTGAGGTACAAAGGGCTCGTAAGAGGAAAAACCTCAACTAAGCATCCAAACTAAACCTGAAATTAAACAGAAATCCCACAAACATTCAAtagataaaattaaatttcaggGCAACCCACTCTCATTGGTTCACCATTTCTGGCCTAGCGTAAGCAAACTGTCCCACAGAGCTCAGCTGGGCCTCAGGCTTTGCTCAGGGACACTTCCAGAAGCCCCAGGAGGTGACAGAGCAGTGAGGGGACAGGTCCCACACACAGGGAGTTCTTATTGCTACAGAGCAACAGCGTCAGGTCTGACACGGGGCTCAGCCGTGCTTCTGGGCATTCCCAGGGGATCCCAGGGATCTGAGGTCATGGTGTAGCACAGAAAAGCTCAGCAGAAGCAGACAGTGAACACCCTCCCCACGCTGATCTGACAGGACATTTGCTCCTTGACTGGCAGCTTCCCCTCGGCCGCCTCCCTCCCTGAAGGAACCTGGCTGAGGGATGCACTGAGTGCTGGCAAGGGCCTGGTGCTGGAGATGAGTGggaggatggggaggaaaaggcTCTGTGAACCCTCCTGGAGGGGTCTGGGCAGGAACCTGGCACTTCCCACCCCTACACCCAGTTCCTTTTCTCTTGGCAAGGTCCAGCCATGTGTTTCATGGAGCGAGCTCCACTCTGCAGCCTTTTCTTCAATGACAGGGCTCAAAACACATTCCCCTCACAGACTCCTCCCAGAGGAACAGAGTTCTCCTCCCTGAAGAGATTTCCCAGAATCTGCCCTTagtatcttttttatttttctcccattaCTCCTAATTACTCCACAGGGAACAGCTTGTCCTTTCCTGCGTGAATGCtcacaggagctcctgcctctccctcAGCCAAGAGGTGCAATCAGAGAtcctcagcacagagcagcactcCCAGCCTTGGAGCACCTTCCTGGCTTCTCTTTTAATGTCTTTTGATTCACCAGTAACATGGTGCTGCCTAGAAATGCTCACGGCACTATGGCAGGAGGTTCCAGTCCCCTGTCCTGTGCTCACCACAGCCAGAGTAGAACTGGACCCTCTGAGCAGACTCAGCCACCAACACAAACATTTTTGGTAATCCCTTCCCATGCTAAACCTTCTGGGTTATTGCAGATAGTTGGAGAAATACCACCCAACCCACCTCAGCCATCTCACTGGACGCTCCAGTGCCACCATTTAGAGCTCAAGTAATTTCCAGAGGTGTCTCCCCTCCATTTTCAGTCATTCCCAAGTTCTGAGAGCATCTGCTGCAAATTCATTTGCAAAATTCACATAAGGGTCATgactccctgagctgctgctggacatCATGAGTGCCCAGCAAGCACAGATAAACCAGTGCAGGTGGTTTGTGTGGACACTTAAACCAGTTCAGCTCAAAGTTAAACCAGCTTAACCAGCAATGAAGGAACAACTGAGTTAGACAAAACCTGAGCCCACAGTCAGCTTTCACAGAAAGTTTTGCAGATTGCACCAGTTCAAACCCACCCACAGCAGTTTcctcagcacagacagagaGCTTGGATAGAAAGGGAAGTTCACCTCCATCTCAACTTGATCCAGATGCAAGACACCAAGTCCATCCTGCAAACCAAACACAACCACTGCCTACAGAGAGACAGGGGACAGCTCCTTCCTGACCTCCTGGCTGCTGCATCCACACAGAAACAACCTCCTCAAGAGCTCTGCCTCTATCCTACCTTCTTCAGTAACAAGGATGTTTAGACAGGCCCTTCCCTCTTGCAGTTCACCTGGTGGTGCTTGTTGCCCACCTGAAGGTCAGAACACTCCCAAAGCAAACTGTGAAGCCAGGAAGAGAAGTCTGCAAGGTCAGGCACagtcagcagcaggaacaggtAGATGCCTGGAGGCCACACCCCATTCCTGCACCCTGACACAAGGGAGattaaaggaaacaaacaagcAGAAGGCAAGTTGCCAACATGACCCAACAGAGGATGATCCCAGTTCTGAGGACTTTTCCTCCCAGCTCAAAGGGAGCAGAACCTCACAACAGCCCTGGCCAAACTCAGAGCCTTTCCTGAGCAGTGTCCCAGCCCAGGACCAGCAGTGCTCCCTAAATACCCTGGCTGCTCTGCGCCTCTGAGGCACCACAGAGGAGGAACTGAGCAGCTCGAGTTGGAGCAACCTGGCAAATAAGAGCTTCCAAATTTCAGACCTTGGTAAAGTATTTTTGCTCCCTAGAATGCAAATTCAAGactggaagaaggaagaaggatgAGGAGCAAAAGCTTGGCGTTTAAGGTCATTGCATGTGCTACAGATGTGCTTCCCTGCTTTTGCTGAGGCCTAAGTGACCCAGAGAGAGCCTGGAGCGGCCCAGCACAAACAGCTCCTCTGAGCTGGGCACCCTGCAGCCATATGCAAGAGTCAGGAAAAGCTGCACCTGCCTCCACTGAGTCTCTGGAGAAGGGGCTGCCCAAGCCCTCACCACCTCTGAGAATGCTCCATTTTAGGCCTTTAggttttctcttgcttttgcAGCTGTTGAGTTTTTAAGTCTTTGGGAGAATCTCATCTGCCTGACATCACTGCTTAACATCCATCATTAGTACACCTACAACCGAAGTTGCCTCAGAGGGGCAGtttttgggatgggggagagggcCAGTCCATCCCTCTCTTTGGTCAGCACCACCAGAAAACTCCAGCTCTGGTGCCAAACCCACAGTGTGAGAAAGGAAAGGGGAGGTGGACGGGAGGTAGGGGTGGCTGTGGCCTTCCTGCATGCATGCCCTCAGTCTGCACCACTGCTGGGCACAAATCCCTGCAGTTTGCCCAATTCTCAGTTCCAGGGACTGACAGCTGTGCTAACTCTGTTTGCCCACTTCCCACCCTTGATGCCTCTCACAGACAACACGAGCCCGAGTTCACACTCTCCACAGAAATCATCTACGTGTCCCTTAGCAAaggagggctgggggctggagcTGTCTTCCCAAAGGAATGCAAGGGCTTTGCATGTTTCCCTGAGCATCAAAAAGCTATCAGGGTCTCAGGTGAGCCACAAAAAAAGCTCCTGCCAttaggagaaggagctgccaaTCCTGATCCCTGTGCCATCAGCTGAGCTGCGCGGTacgctctgtgcccacagctaATCCTGTTTGGGGACATGCACAGGCCAAGTTTACCTGCTGTCAGGTACCAGTGGGCCTGGGACACATCTCACTCACTCAGGGTTCATTTTTGTCTGCTACAggtttctcctgccctgcaaacTGCTGTGCTACCACTGGTGGCTGGACATGCAGGATTTGtacaggagaaaacaaaaccagcaagaaggaaagCTGGCCCTACAAGCAACCCCTCCATCAGCCACTGAGAGGGAAATCAGGAGGCCAAGAGCGTCTGCCTTGGCAGCCCCTGTTCATGTGGCAGGCTGTGTGCTTTAGGcaaaaatgtaacattttagGAGACAATGGTTTTGGTCTGATGGCAGTAACAGTGCTGAGAGGTCAACCCAAACACCAGCCTCAAGGCAATGGAAGGCTGAAAGGGCTGGAAAGGGCAAGACAGCTGGTGCCAAGGTCTGTCCTCGTGAGCCTGGCGTGGGGAAGGGTCCAGCGTGCAAACTGTGCCCCTGAGTCCTGTGGCAGTGCAGTGTCAGGGAGTGCCTGTGAGGTTCAAGGCATCTGCACACAAAGCCTGAGAGATTGGGTTTGCTATTTCTCACGTCTTGGAACTTGCAACTTCTTTtacagccagagctgggcaggtgGGATCCTGGTTTAACATCTGCTCAAcggcagcactgcagagagaggGTCTCCAGTTTCCCCCTGCATtgccagccagcagcaaacTCCCCGTGCTGTGAAGGGCTCCAGCCTGCTCTCAGCAGGGCCAGTCCCTGCTCCTGACCCTCCCACGCCACTGGGACCGCAGCTCCAGAGCTCCTGGAAGCAGGAGAGACtgcagaaaaaagaagaatttgtTTCAGTTTTCCTCCAGGAGACAAGTCCCAGTGGTGAAAAATGCACAGTTTGGCACCAGAGGTTGGGAACTGTCCAAGAGGCACCAAACCTGACAGAGCCTgtccagcagcccaggagctgtgcctgcaggagctctggccttggggacagcagAGTGACTGAGATGGTTTGGGGTTATGGGGATCTCTAATTGCATTTGGGGTGAGCCAGTTACATGTGAACGTTTCGGGGCCCGTGGCCTTCCTGGCCAGAACAGGTCAGCAACAGAACAAGTAGTGTAATGCACTGTAGGTATCAAAAAGACATTCGTGCCACTAGAGGAAACCATTCCAAACAAAAAGGGGAAGATATTCTTTGCACTCAATCAGGAGCACTTACATTCAGAAGGATCTTTGAGCCCATGCACTTCTCTAAGCTTCCTTCAAACCCCAGTTTGACAAAACTGGTGAGCTTTGTTCCCCTGAAAACTCATACACCTTGGTTTGTCCTTGGCCTTGGGAAGGGCGGTTTGTATGTCACTGAGACacttttaaacaaaaatctTTAGGTACAAGGGTTCTCTGGCAGACCTGGCAAGCTCACTGGTGGcccacagccacctgtgctgtCACCATTTGCTTTTCCTGGTTTCTAGGCTTTGCCACATAAACAACTGCTGTGGTTCCCATAAGAACACTATTTAATTGCAAATGGGCTACTCTAGAACAAGTCTGAGAACACCTGATGTACAAAATTCACAGAAAAGATAATTAACACCGGGAgttcagaaaagaagaaaatataaagcCAAGAAACATAACAAGTACTGACAGTTTCTGCCATGAACCATTTTTCTTAGTTTGAAATCAAACTTATAATCACTTGCTGCCATGTTAAACTCAAAACTGGGAGAAGAGACAGAGGAGTAACTTCtgttttttgggaaaaaaaaaggatatgggaaggttaaaaataaaattaagaatcAAAAACCTTAAAGCCTCCCTTCCTGATTTCTAAAGATACCAGTGTTGATGGAACACAGCTGCCCTGATTCACGCACCATGCCCAGAAGGCTGCAGCCAAGTGCCCTCAAGGTGTACAGTTATTCAAAGGAGCAAAGTCCAGTGCAGAACTGGTTTGGTCAATGGAGTCTGATTATCCATGGCAAGATGGCCCAAGGGACAAGAGGAAAGGTGGGGTGgaggagaaacaaaagaaacttCAAGTCACTTTAGATCTCAGCTGCCTGAAGACTTTAGAACATCAGCCTCCCATTCGTCTGCCCACTTGAAAACATTAAAGTCTGTCAAGTCCACACACTATCTATGGAAAGGAGCACATTCCTGGCAGAGGGCTGTCTCTCTCCTGTGCTCAGCTTTCCTTTCAAacttaattttatatatatttatatttttatatatatataaaaaagcaCTTGGTTTCCAGGGGCATTCATAATGAGGTCCACAGTGTTTAGaacttaaatttctttttctttgtttggaacagtgttttaaagttttgttttaattaaaagaaagtcTTAAAGCATGTTGGACTTCAAAAACATGAGTTTGTTCATGTCTTCTGGACTGAGTAGCCGCCTCCTTTTGATCAAGAGCGCCTGCTCACACATATTTACACATTCGCTcctggcacccacagcaggCACTGCTAAGAGCCAAAAGGCCAGCTTGGCTAGTTTTGTATGCTTTTGGGTAACACACGACCAGTACTGAAACAGGTCAGGGGTGGCCTGGAAGAGAGGTTCTTGCAAATAATCATAGACTTCACTTTTCCCAAACCAATcttcttcctgagctgctgtggcctCCCCTGCTGCACGAGGCTTCTTGGTTGAAGGTTCAAATTCTGCTTCTTCTGCCCAGGACTCTTTTACCTCATTGATCAGCTCACAGACCTTGCCAATGATCTCTTCGTGCTGGTAGGGCGGGACGGGCCGCAGCTTCTGCTGAGGGTCCAAGATCATGGCTACCTTGTGTGCCGAGTGAACTTTGAAGTTCTCCTTCAGCGCCTCCAAGAAGAGGTGACAGAGTTTGCTGACCACGCCAGCATCATTGGCTTTGGAAGTGAACAGTTTCTCCAGTTTGACATAGGtgggcagcaccagctgcagcGTGGGCCGGCTCTCGTTGCTCAGCTCGATCACGGCCTGTTTCACCGGCGCCAGGATGGCTGCCAGGTTGCTGAGCAGGTGTTTGTTCAGGTTTTGGATGAGGTTCATCTTCTTGGCCCTGCTGTAGAACTCACAGATCTGCTCGTAGCGCTCGTGGACGAGCAGCAGGGAGTCGGTGACCGAGTTCCAGCAGGGTGGCGGGGAGGTCTCTTCCAGGGAGCCAAAGGTCTCCTTTGAGAGGCCCGTGGACCCCGCCAGGTCTTCACAGACATTCAGGAGCTCGATCACCTCGTGCATGTTGCGAGCCTGTAGTGTTCTCTTGTTGAGCACGCTCTGTACCACCGAGTTCAAGGCACAGGCCGAGCAGCGCAGGCACATGCCCGCCTTGGAGAACGCCGAGGAGTTGACCTTGCAGTCTGTCACGTACACCGTCCTGATCTCTGACATCACAAACTCCGACAGCACGTTCTGCACCCAGTGGTGGATGAAGTCACCATTGTCTCGAAGGTCTACGCCCTTAATGCCCAGGACGTAGCTCTTGATGTGGTTGCCTTCCACCTGGTAGGCGGTGAGGATGTAGCAGGAGTCGGGGCCGACGCTCTGCGAGTGGCAGGTGACCCCGATGCCGAGGCAGGCGTTGCTGCCCAGGGCGCAGGTGACTTTCACCTTCACCTGGTTGTACATCCGAGGCAGGTGCTTCAGAGCCAGGGTGTTGAAGTTGCCCAGGATCTCGGTGACAGAGAAGGCACCGTAGCGAGCCCCGCTGTCCACCAGTGTCTGCGCCAGCTTGATGAACTCCTTGCCGCTGAGCACGCTGAGCGCGCCCAGGTCGGTGCACATGACCCGCAGCAGCCTCTCGGCGATGTTCTGCCGCTCCTTCTCGGGGATGGCGCTGTTCCCCACCGAGCCGCTCGCCGGCGCTGCAGGGAAACACGAGCGGGCACAGAAGGGAGCGGTCAgcatcacagcagcagcagagagcacaAGGCACAAAACAATTCTCAGAGACCCCCAGAGAGGTGGAACATGCCCAGATGATGGAAGAGACAACTCCAGCCTTGGATTTGTTCCCCCAAGGTTTCTGGACTGAGGAACCTCCAGAGACAGGCTCTGCTCTtgtcacagcagcagggagcagatcTGCATCCTGTCCCTGGTACAGAGATAGTCACAACTCAGCCCAGATGGAAAGATGGACATCAAATCACAGATTCCCAGActggttttggttggaagggacattaaaacccatccagtgccaccccctgccatgggcagacaCCTTCCagtatcccaggctgctccaagccctgtccaacctggccttggacacttccagggatccaggggcagcacAGCTTCTATGGGCACCTGTGCCTATGTCACACCATGATGACTGGATTAGTTTTTTAACTCCAGGCCAGAAAATCTGACCTTGGATCAGAAGTTATCTTCTTCCAGGACCTACTAAATGCATCTTCCTCACAAACCTTTCCAACCACCTCAGGGTTCTTTCTTGCACTCCTGTGGTGGGAAggggtgctctgctctgccaggtaGGACATGAATTAAGGTGAAATTAAGTACAGTTTGGTGAGGACAAGGGCCTTGTGCAGTGTCCATCACTGCTGCACCCCTGGCACCCCTGTTGGACAGAGACAGAGTGAGAAGCTGCTACATACTGTTGTTGGCGTTATTTCTTTGGAGCTGTGGTTTCCACTTTTCTTCAACCACGGGGAGAGGTGACCTGGGCTGCTGGCTGGAGGCAATGTTGTTCTCATTGTCAGCTACGAGgcaagagacagaga is a genomic window of Passer domesticus isolate bPasDom1 chromosome 18, bPasDom1.hap1, whole genome shotgun sequence containing:
- the ZNF618 gene encoding zinc finger protein 618 isoform X11, which gives rise to MNQPDGSAPAAAAAAQAEESNSSGRRSSSSRECLKRSPQSPKAEGSDSVTSQSSPSEEAGMMTEVKVKTEVPDDYIEEVIWQDDTKDSKKNIKDGPGDVPAEICVVIGGVRNQQTLDGKAVERDSSVGYTRNRYSGTWIFDHALRYTSGSYECGICGKKYKYYNCFQTHVRAHRDTEAASGEGASQGSAPLAAEREKKPLSRAVFVLPWVESTETNNFRYTCDICGKKYKYYSCFQEHRDLHAVDVFSVEGAPENRADPYDQAVIAADEVKEEEPEPFQKIGPKTGNYTCEFCGKQYKYYTPYQEHVALHAPIKSAFSRRVEGKVQNNFEETNSNSQNSSAGHSGTEKPKEKRCKQNPSEPYTCGACGIQFQFYNNLLEHMQSHAADNENNIASSQQPRSPLPVVEEKWKPQLQRNNANNTPASGSVGNSAIPEKERQNIAERLLRVMCTDLGALSVLSGKEFIKLAQTLVDSGARYGAFSVTEILGNFNTLALKHLPRMYNQVKVKVTCALGSNACLGIGVTCHSQSVGPDSCYILTAYQVEGNHIKSYVLGIKGVDLRDNGDFIHHWVQNVLSEFVMSEIRTVYVTDCKVNSSAFSKAGMCLRCSACALNSVVQSVLNKRTLQARNMHEVIELLNVCEDLAGSTGLSKETFGSLEETSPPPCWNSVTDSLLLVHERYEQICEFYSRAKKMNLIQNLNKHLLSNLAAILAPVKQAVIELSNESRPTLQLVLPTYVKLEKLFTSKANDAGVVSKLCHLFLEALKENFKVHSAHKVAMILDPQQKLRPVPPYQHEEIIGKVCELINEVKESWAEEAEFEPSTKKPRAAGEATAAQEEDWFGKSEVYDYLQEPLFQATPDLFQYWSCVTQKHTKLAKLAFWLLAVPAVGARSECVNMCEQALLIKRRRLLSPEDMNKLMFLKSNML
- the ZNF618 gene encoding zinc finger protein 618 isoform X2 produces the protein MNQPDGSAPAAAAAAQAEESNSSGRRSSSSRECLKRSPQSPKAEGSDSVTSQSSPSEEAGMMTEVKVKTEVPDDYIEEVIWQDDTKDSKKNIKDGPGDVPAEICVVIGGVRNQQTLDGKAVERDSSVGYTRNRYSGTWIFDHALRYTSGSYECGICGKKYKYYNCFQTHVRAHRDTEAASGEGASQGSAPLAAEREKKPLSRAVFVLPWVESTETNNFRYTCDICGKKYKYYSCFQEHRDLHAVDVFSVEGAPENRADPYDQAVIAADEVKEEEPEPFQKIGPKTGNYTCEFCGKQYKYYTPYQEHVALHAPIKFSRSPLFVAVKTQASQSSKKSPASLNRCSSLLHRAPSGVPPASQPQMFRAPNSASPGSKAITESAFSRRVEGKVQNNFEETNSNSQNSSAGHSGTEKPKEKRCKQNPSEPYTCGACGIQFQFYNNLLEHMQSHAADNENNIASSQQPRSPLPVVEEKWKPQLQRNNANNTPASGSVGNSAIPEKERQNIAERLLRVMCTDLGALSVLSGKEFIKLAQTLVDSGARYGAFSVTEILGNFNTLALKHLPRMYNQVKVKVTCALGSNACLGIGVTCHSQSVGPDSCYILTAYQVEGNHIKSYVLGIKGVDLRDNGDFIHHWVQNVLSEFVMSEIRTVYVTDCKVNSSAFSKAGMCLRCSACALNSVVQSVLNKRTLQARNMHEVIELLNVCEDLAGSTGLSKETFGSLEETSPPPCWNSVTDSLLLVHERYEQICEFYSRAKKMNLIQNLNKHLLSNLAAILAPVKQAVIELSNESRPTLQLVLPTYVKLEKLFTSKANDAGVVSKLCHLFLEALKENFKVHSAHKVAMILDPQQKLRPVPPYQHEEIIGKVCELINEVKESWAEEAEFEPSTKKPRAAGEATAAQEEDWFGKSEVYDYLQEPLFQATPDLFQYWSCVTQKHTKLAKLAFWLLAVPAVGARSECVNMCEQALLIKRRRLLSPEDMNKLMFLKSNML
- the ZNF618 gene encoding zinc finger protein 618 isoform X3; translated protein: MNQPDGSAPAAAAAAQAEESNSSGRRSSSSRECLKRSPQSPKAEGSDSVTSQSSPSEEAGMMTEVKVKTEVPDDYIEEVIWQDDTKDSKKNIKDGPGDVPAEICVVIGGVRNQQTLDGKAVERDSSVGYTRNRYSGTWIFDHALRYTSGSYECGICGKKYKYYNCFQTHVRAHRDTEAASGEGASQGSAPLAAEREKKPLSRAVFVLPWVESTETNNFRYTCDICGKKYKYYSCFQEHRDLHAVDVFSVEGAPENRADPYDQAVIAADEVKEEEPEPFQKIGPKTGNYTCEFCGKQYKYYTPYQEHVALHAPIMKTQASQSSKKSPASLNRCSSLLHRAPSGVPPASQPQMFRAPNSASPGSKAITAESAFSRRVEGKVQNNFEETNSNSQNSSAGHSGTEKPKEKRCKQNPSEPYTCGACGIQFQFYNNLLEHMQSHAADNENNIASSQQPRSPLPVVEEKWKPQLQRNNANNTPASGSVGNSAIPEKERQNIAERLLRVMCTDLGALSVLSGKEFIKLAQTLVDSGARYGAFSVTEILGNFNTLALKHLPRMYNQVKVKVTCALGSNACLGIGVTCHSQSVGPDSCYILTAYQVEGNHIKSYVLGIKGVDLRDNGDFIHHWVQNVLSEFVMSEIRTVYVTDCKVNSSAFSKAGMCLRCSACALNSVVQSVLNKRTLQARNMHEVIELLNVCEDLAGSTGLSKETFGSLEETSPPPCWNSVTDSLLLVHERYEQICEFYSRAKKMNLIQNLNKHLLSNLAAILAPVKQAVIELSNESRPTLQLVLPTYVKLEKLFTSKANDAGVVSKLCHLFLEALKENFKVHSAHKVAMILDPQQKLRPVPPYQHEEIIGKVCELINEVKESWAEEAEFEPSTKKPRAAGEATAAQEEDWFGKSEVYDYLQEPLFQATPDLFQYWSCVTQKHTKLAKLAFWLLAVPAVGARSECVNMCEQALLIKRRRLLSPEDMNKLMFLKSNML
- the ZNF618 gene encoding zinc finger protein 618 isoform X6 encodes the protein MNQPDGSAPAAAAAAQAEESNSSGRRSSSSRECLKRSPQSPKAEGSDSVTSQSSPSEEAGMMTEVKVKTEVPDDYIEEVIWQDDTKDSKKNIKDGPGDVPAEICVVIGGVRNQQTLDGKAVERDSSVGYTRNRYSGTWIFDHALRYTSGSYECGICGKKYKYYNCFQTHVRAHRDTEAASGEGASQGNNFRYTCDICGKKYKYYSCFQEHRDLHAVDVFSVEGAPENRADPYDQAVIAADEVKEEEPEPFQKIGPKTGNYTCEFCGKQYKYYTPYQEHVALHAPIKFSRSPLFVAVKTQASQSSKKSPASLNRCSSLLHRAPSGVPPASQPQMFRAPNSASPGSKAITAESAFSRRVEGKVQNNFEETNSNSQNSSAGHSGTEKPKEKRCKQNPSEPYTCGACGIQFQFYNNLLEHMQSHAADNENNIASSQQPRSPLPVVEEKWKPQLQRNNANNTPASGSVGNSAIPEKERQNIAERLLRVMCTDLGALSVLSGKEFIKLAQTLVDSGARYGAFSVTEILGNFNTLALKHLPRMYNQVKVKVTCALGSNACLGIGVTCHSQSVGPDSCYILTAYQVEGNHIKSYVLGIKGVDLRDNGDFIHHWVQNVLSEFVMSEIRTVYVTDCKVNSSAFSKAGMCLRCSACALNSVVQSVLNKRTLQARNMHEVIELLNVCEDLAGSTGLSKETFGSLEETSPPPCWNSVTDSLLLVHERYEQICEFYSRAKKMNLIQNLNKHLLSNLAAILAPVKQAVIELSNESRPTLQLVLPTYVKLEKLFTSKANDAGVVSKLCHLFLEALKENFKVHSAHKVAMILDPQQKLRPVPPYQHEEIIGKVCELINEVKESWAEEAEFEPSTKKPRAAGEATAAQEEDWFGKSEVYDYLQEPLFQATPDLFQYWSCVTQKHTKLAKLAFWLLAVPAVGARSECVNMCEQALLIKRRRLLSPEDMNKLMFLKSNML
- the ZNF618 gene encoding zinc finger protein 618 isoform X12 — its product is MNQPDGSAPAAAAAAQAEESNSSGRRSSSSRECLKRSPQSPKAEGSDSVTSQSSPSEEAGMMTEVKVKTEVPDDYIEEVIWQDDTKDSKKNIKDGPGDVPAEICVVIGGVRNQQTLDGKAVERDSSVGYTRNRYSGTWIFDHALRYTSGSYECGICGKKYKYYNCFQTHVRAHRDTEAASGEGASQGSAPLAAEREKKPLSRAVFVLPWVESTETNNFRYTCDICGKKYKYYSCFQEHRDLHAVDVFSVEGAPENRADPYDQAVIAADEVKEEEPEPFQKIGPKTGNYTCEFCGKQYKYYTPYQEHVALHAPITDNENNIASSQQPRSPLPVVEEKWKPQLQRNNANNTPASGSVGNSAIPEKERQNIAERLLRVMCTDLGALSVLSGKEFIKLAQTLVDSGARYGAFSVTEILGNFNTLALKHLPRMYNQVKVKVTCALGSNACLGIGVTCHSQSVGPDSCYILTAYQVEGNHIKSYVLGIKGVDLRDNGDFIHHWVQNVLSEFVMSEIRTVYVTDCKVNSSAFSKAGMCLRCSACALNSVVQSVLNKRTLQARNMHEVIELLNVCEDLAGSTGLSKETFGSLEETSPPPCWNSVTDSLLLVHERYEQICEFYSRAKKMNLIQNLNKHLLSNLAAILAPVKQAVIELSNESRPTLQLVLPTYVKLEKLFTSKANDAGVVSKLCHLFLEALKENFKVHSAHKVAMILDPQQKLRPVPPYQHEEIIGKVCELINEVKESWAEEAEFEPSTKKPRAAGEATAAQEEDWFGKSEVYDYLQEPLFQATPDLFQYWSCVTQKHTKLAKLAFWLLAVPAVGARSECVNMCEQALLIKRRRLLSPEDMNKLMFLKSNML
- the ZNF618 gene encoding zinc finger protein 618 isoform X7, which translates into the protein MNQPDGSAPAAAAAAQAEESNSSGRRSSSSRECLKRSPQSPKAEGSDSVTSQSSPSEEAGMMTEVKVKTEVPDDYIEEVIWQDDTKDSKKNIKDGPGDVPAEICVVIGGVRNQQTLGSYECGICGKKYKYYNCFQTHVRAHRDTEAASGEGASQGSAPLAAEREKKPLSRAVFVLPWVESTETNNFRYTCDICGKKYKYYSCFQEHRDLHAVDVFSVEGAPENRADPYDQAVIAADEVKEEEPEPFQKIGPKTGNYTCEFCGKQYKYYTPYQEHVALHAPIKFSRSPLFVAVKTQASQSSKKSPASLNRCSSLLHRAPSGVPPASQPQMFRAPNSASPGSKAITAESAFSRRVEGKVQNNFEETNSNSQNSSAGHSGTEKPKEKRCKQNPSEPYTCGACGIQFQFYNNLLEHMQSHAADNENNIASSQQPRSPLPVVEEKWKPQLQRNNANNTPASGSVGNSAIPEKERQNIAERLLRVMCTDLGALSVLSGKEFIKLAQTLVDSGARYGAFSVTEILGNFNTLALKHLPRMYNQVKVKVTCALGSNACLGIGVTCHSQSVGPDSCYILTAYQVEGNHIKSYVLGIKGVDLRDNGDFIHHWVQNVLSEFVMSEIRTVYVTDCKVNSSAFSKAGMCLRCSACALNSVVQSVLNKRTLQARNMHEVIELLNVCEDLAGSTGLSKETFGSLEETSPPPCWNSVTDSLLLVHERYEQICEFYSRAKKMNLIQNLNKHLLSNLAAILAPVKQAVIELSNESRPTLQLVLPTYVKLEKLFTSKANDAGVVSKLCHLFLEALKENFKVHSAHKVAMILDPQQKLRPVPPYQHEEIIGKVCELINEVKESWAEEAEFEPSTKKPRAAGEATAAQEEDWFGKSEVYDYLQEPLFQATPDLFQYWSCVTQKHTKLAKLAFWLLAVPAVGARSECVNMCEQALLIKRRRLLSPEDMNKLMFLKSNML